A genomic region of Runella rosea contains the following coding sequences:
- the clpB gene encoding ATP-dependent chaperone ClpB, whose translation MNFNQYTIKAQEVIQRAVQIAQGNQQQAVETGHVLQAILEDDPNTSQFLMKKLNVSPQLLQTKIQASVNAYPKVAGTAATEYISNDLNAAFQKAQTYLKEFQDEFVSVEMLFLGLATGKDATARLMQEVGFKEKGLLAAIKELRGKNNPVKDQNAEAKYRSLERYSKNLNELARAGKIDPVIGRDDEIRRVLQILARRTKNNPMLLGEPGVGKTAIVEGLAQRIVQGDVPEQLKTKEIVSLDMGLLIAGAKYKGEFEERLKAVIKEVTDSEGEVILFIDEIHTLIGAGAGGEGAMDAANLLKPALARGELHTIGATTIKEYQKYIEKDKALERRFQVVTVDEPGEADAISILRGIKDKYELHHGVRIQDDAVIAAVELSSRYISDRFLPDKAIDLMDEAAAKLRLEMDSVPEELDDLNRRIMQLEIEREAIRRENDKDKETRLNKEIADLSEDRNALKAQWELEKGKISEVRTLKEQLDQLRLEAEQAERTGDYGKVAELRYGKIPEIEKKLAGDIDDNHSNHQLLNEEVTPEHIAEVVAKWTGIPVSKMLQSERDKLLNLETELQKRVAGQEEAIEAVADAVRRSRAGLQDPKRPIGSFLFLGPTGVGKTELAKTLANYLFNDDNAMVRIDMSEYQERHSVSRLVGAPPGYVGYDEGGQLTEAVRRKPYSVILLDEIEKAHPDVWNIMLQVLDDGRLTDNKGRMANFKNTIIIMTSNIGSDIIMEKFKEAGNKTDKGWKLYFKDEAKNDVLSLLKQTVRPEFLNRIDEIVLFDPLSHDNLKQIVRIQFNHIKGLLAEQGITLDATDEALLKLSEEGYEPAFGARPLKRVLQRRILNELSKQILSGKITKDSVIMMELGEDGEVVFENITEAKIEL comes from the coding sequence ATGAATTTTAACCAATATACCATCAAAGCGCAGGAGGTAATCCAGCGTGCGGTACAAATTGCTCAGGGAAACCAGCAGCAAGCGGTAGAAACAGGACACGTTTTGCAAGCAATTTTGGAAGACGACCCCAATACCTCACAGTTTTTGATGAAAAAACTGAACGTATCTCCTCAACTACTGCAAACCAAAATCCAAGCCTCCGTAAACGCCTACCCAAAAGTAGCGGGAACGGCCGCTACTGAATACATAAGCAATGACTTAAATGCCGCTTTTCAGAAAGCCCAAACCTATCTGAAAGAATTTCAAGATGAATTTGTCAGCGTTGAAATGCTTTTTCTTGGGTTGGCCACTGGCAAAGACGCCACCGCCCGACTCATGCAGGAGGTTGGTTTTAAGGAAAAAGGTCTGTTGGCCGCGATTAAAGAATTAAGAGGAAAAAATAACCCTGTGAAAGACCAAAATGCCGAAGCTAAATATCGCTCTCTGGAGCGGTATAGCAAAAATTTGAATGAATTGGCCCGTGCCGGAAAAATTGACCCCGTCATTGGCCGCGACGACGAAATTCGTCGGGTATTACAAATTTTGGCGCGTCGTACCAAAAACAACCCCATGCTGCTCGGTGAGCCAGGGGTCGGTAAAACCGCCATTGTGGAGGGCCTCGCCCAGCGTATTGTACAAGGCGACGTGCCCGAACAGTTAAAAACCAAAGAAATTGTGTCCCTTGACATGGGGTTGCTTATTGCAGGGGCCAAGTACAAAGGGGAATTTGAAGAGCGTCTGAAGGCGGTGATTAAAGAAGTTACCGATTCTGAAGGCGAAGTAATTTTGTTTATTGATGAAATCCACACGCTCATCGGGGCGGGGGCCGGAGGTGAGGGCGCCATGGACGCGGCCAATCTGCTCAAACCGGCCCTCGCGCGGGGCGAACTTCATACCATTGGGGCTACCACCATCAAAGAGTACCAAAAGTACATTGAGAAAGACAAGGCGCTCGAACGCCGCTTTCAGGTCGTAACCGTCGATGAGCCAGGCGAGGCCGACGCCATCAGTATCCTGCGCGGTATCAAAGACAAATACGAACTTCACCACGGTGTACGGATTCAGGATGATGCCGTCATTGCGGCCGTAGAGCTGTCGAGCCGTTATATTTCTGACCGTTTTCTGCCCGACAAAGCCATCGACCTCATGGACGAAGCTGCCGCCAAGCTACGTTTGGAGATGGATTCGGTCCCCGAAGAACTCGACGACCTCAACCGCCGCATCATGCAGTTGGAAATTGAGCGAGAAGCCATTCGTCGCGAAAACGACAAGGACAAAGAAACCCGTCTCAACAAAGAAATTGCCGATTTGAGTGAAGACCGAAACGCCCTCAAAGCACAGTGGGAACTGGAAAAAGGCAAAATCAGTGAAGTGCGTACGCTCAAAGAGCAACTGGATCAACTTCGTCTGGAAGCCGAACAAGCCGAGCGCACTGGCGATTACGGAAAAGTAGCGGAACTTCGTTATGGTAAAATTCCTGAAATTGAGAAAAAATTGGCAGGAGATATTGACGACAACCATTCTAACCACCAATTGCTCAATGAAGAAGTAACGCCCGAGCACATTGCAGAAGTAGTCGCCAAATGGACGGGTATCCCAGTCAGCAAAATGCTGCAAAGTGAGCGCGACAAATTGCTAAATTTGGAAACAGAACTTCAAAAACGGGTAGCTGGGCAGGAAGAAGCCATCGAAGCCGTGGCAGATGCGGTTCGCCGCTCACGGGCAGGATTGCAAGACCCCAAACGCCCCATCGGCAGCTTTTTGTTCCTCGGGCCAACGGGCGTAGGAAAAACCGAGTTGGCCAAAACCCTCGCCAATTACCTGTTTAACGACGACAACGCCATGGTGCGTATCGACATGAGCGAGTACCAGGAGCGCCACTCGGTCAGCCGTTTGGTGGGAGCGCCTCCCGGCTACGTGGGCTACGATGAAGGTGGTCAGTTGACCGAGGCCGTCAGACGCAAGCCGTACAGTGTGATTTTGCTGGATGAAATCGAAAAAGCGCACCCTGATGTATGGAATATCATGTTGCAGGTATTGGACGACGGCCGCCTCACCGATAACAAAGGACGAATGGCCAACTTCAAGAACACCATCATCATCATGACATCCAACATCGGCAGCGACATCATCATGGAAAAATTCAAAGAAGCCGGCAACAAAACCGACAAAGGTTGGAAGCTGTACTTCAAAGATGAAGCCAAAAACGACGTATTGAGCCTGTTGAAGCAAACCGTTCGACCTGAGTTTCTGAACCGTATCGACGAAATCGTACTCTTTGACCCACTGAGCCACGACAACCTCAAACAAATTGTGCGGATTCAGTTCAACCACATCAAAGGCTTGCTCGCCGAGCAGGGTATCACCCTCGATGCCACCGACGAGGCACTGCTCAAACTCTCTGAAGAAGGCTATGAGCCCGCCTTTGGTGCCCGACCACTGAAACGTGTCCTTCAGCGCCGTATCCTGAACGAGTTGTCGAAACAGATTCTGAGCGGCAAAATCACCAAAGACTCCGTCATCATGATGGAACTCGGCGAAGACGGAGAAGTTGTTTTTGAGAATATCACAGAAGCGAAAATAGAGCTATAA
- a CDS encoding Uma2 family endonuclease, with amino-acid sequence MRIETQKIPTTLAELEALGEDVILRIPASFEEYLEWVEKCQFTIEYFNNEIVIMGNVSYYHEKLVIRIGYLLTILLENLKGFSVIGSNIKIHIADVLSPTDFNADVSVVQGKPEFVTLPSGKKLTSTITNPVLVVEVTSKSTISHDFGDKLLAYKKIDSLQYAIFVSQYQPFVTVYERKGIHYWELRDYTRLEDSFSIMEQPLTLAEIYKDIPFEN; translated from the coding sequence ATGAGGATAGAAACCCAAAAAATACCGACAACGCTCGCCGAATTGGAAGCTCTTGGGGAAGACGTAATATTGCGCATTCCTGCCTCATTTGAGGAATACCTCGAATGGGTCGAAAAGTGTCAGTTTACGATTGAGTACTTCAACAATGAGATTGTTATTATGGGGAATGTGAGTTATTACCACGAAAAATTAGTGATACGTATTGGTTACTTATTGACGATACTTTTGGAAAACTTAAAGGGATTTTCAGTAATAGGCAGCAATATCAAAATTCACATTGCCGATGTGCTCTCCCCAACGGATTTTAACGCCGATGTTTCAGTAGTACAGGGGAAGCCTGAATTTGTGACATTGCCTTCTGGTAAAAAGTTGACTAGTACCATTACGAACCCCGTGTTGGTGGTAGAAGTAACTTCAAAAAGCACCATTTCTCACGATTTTGGGGATAAATTGTTGGCTTACAAGAAAATTGATTCGTTGCAATACGCCATTTTTGTAAGTCAATATCAGCCGTTTGTGACAGTCTATGAGCGCAAAGGCATTCATTATTGGGAACTCCGCGATTATACCCGCTTGGAAGACTCGTTTTCCATCATGGAGCAGCCGCTTACTTTGGCGGAGATTTATAAAGATATTCCGTTTGAGAACTAA
- a CDS encoding VCBS repeat-containing protein: MMKKSFLFLCGLTSFSVFAQTTTPNFKIQVVDNQINIGYGLAVGDVDGDKRLDILLADQKDIVWYKNEGTKNGESWKRHVMVSNVTPKDNVCIAARDIDGDGKVEVAIGAMWNPAETNDITKSGAVFYLVRPEDPTQRWEPIPLHHEITTHRMRWAQVSKNKFQLIVVPLHGLGNANGEGKGVKVLAYDVPKNPKQPWPYQLVDSTLHITHNFEIWEDADATRILIGSKEGGKVVSYQKNQWKPTGQWIGEGLGVGEVRRGYLPNKDAFVAAVAPWHGNQLVVLNPKTNTKKVLTDRLSQGHALACGDFLGLGYSQIAVGWRNPNPDKKVGVRLFVSKDAAGENWEEFVLDESVMMACEDLLATDLDGDGDLDIIAAGRATLNVLIYWNQRINK; this comes from the coding sequence ATGATGAAAAAGTCCTTTTTATTCCTTTGCGGATTAACTTCCTTTTCGGTTTTTGCCCAAACAACCACCCCCAATTTTAAGATACAAGTAGTTGATAATCAAATCAATATTGGCTATGGGCTGGCCGTTGGTGATGTGGACGGCGACAAACGACTGGATATTTTGTTGGCTGACCAAAAAGACATCGTTTGGTATAAAAATGAGGGCACAAAAAACGGGGAATCATGGAAGCGACACGTGATGGTTTCGAACGTGACTCCCAAAGACAACGTTTGCATCGCAGCCCGCGACATCGACGGCGACGGAAAGGTAGAAGTAGCCATCGGTGCCATGTGGAACCCCGCCGAGACGAACGATATAACAAAATCGGGCGCGGTTTTTTACTTAGTTCGGCCCGAGGACCCTACCCAACGCTGGGAACCCATACCGCTTCACCACGAAATCACGACGCACCGAATGCGCTGGGCGCAGGTGAGTAAGAATAAGTTTCAACTGATCGTGGTTCCGTTGCACGGCTTAGGCAATGCCAACGGCGAAGGCAAAGGGGTAAAAGTGCTGGCGTATGACGTTCCTAAAAACCCAAAACAGCCCTGGCCGTACCAACTCGTAGATTCAACCTTACACATTACCCACAATTTTGAAATTTGGGAAGATGCCGATGCCACTCGCATACTTATCGGCAGCAAAGAAGGGGGCAAAGTGGTTTCGTACCAAAAAAATCAGTGGAAACCCACAGGACAATGGATTGGCGAAGGCTTGGGAGTAGGTGAAGTACGCAGAGGATATTTGCCCAATAAAGACGCTTTTGTGGCGGCGGTAGCTCCTTGGCACGGCAATCAATTGGTGGTTTTAAACCCTAAAACCAACACTAAAAAAGTCCTGACCGACCGCCTAAGTCAAGGCCACGCGCTGGCCTGCGGAGATTTTTTGGGCTTGGGCTACTCACAAATAGCGGTTGGTTGGCGCAATCCCAACCCCGACAAAAAGGTGGGCGTACGGTTGTTTGTATCAAAAGATGCCGCTGGCGAAAACTGGGAAGAATTTGTATTGGATGAAAGTGTCATGATGGCCTGCGAGGACCTTTTGGCCACCGATTTGGATGGCGACGGCGATCTGGACATCATTGCCGCGGGCCGCGCCACCCTCAATGTGCTGATTTATTGGAATCAACGAATCAACAAATAG
- a CDS encoding glycosyltransferase family 4 protein, with translation MRVLIVHNQLWAHYKSKLFSELHRFSPQYGVEIHVVQIALSEKSRANMGDAEAFRYDYDYEVLFNTSLDQVKLWPRTKALLKKIRSYRPDVLNLTGWYDPAQWVLLFYAKLTGIKVIISNESNVRDHVRMGAKERFKQFLLKQANGFFCFGQSSAAYLEKLGVIPSQILTRKAAVVDNDVILEHYQTAVSEREKRKQKKKWATYNFIFVGRLIAPKNLAMLLEAFAEISAETTDWGLVLLGEGEQKSTLQQQAQKIYNIRFEAGVPWYEVAEYLALADVLVLPSESEPWGLVVNEAMICSLPVLVSAPSGCVEDLVRTGQNGFTFDPRQKQDLVAKMRYFVQNAASLSRMGDASRQIVAPFAPEKVAHEMLQGIVNLQK, from the coding sequence ATGCGCGTACTCATCGTCCATAACCAGCTTTGGGCACATTATAAGTCCAAATTGTTCAGCGAACTACACCGATTTTCTCCGCAGTACGGTGTAGAAATTCACGTTGTTCAAATCGCCCTTTCCGAAAAAAGCCGCGCCAACATGGGCGACGCCGAAGCTTTTCGGTACGACTACGACTATGAGGTGCTTTTTAATACGTCGCTCGACCAAGTCAAACTGTGGCCGCGAACCAAGGCACTGTTGAAAAAAATCCGTAGTTATCGTCCCGATGTGCTGAATCTGACGGGCTGGTATGACCCTGCGCAGTGGGTTTTACTGTTTTATGCTAAACTGACGGGGATTAAAGTCATCATTTCTAATGAGTCTAACGTGCGCGACCATGTACGGATGGGAGCGAAGGAGCGTTTTAAGCAATTTTTGCTAAAGCAGGCAAACGGTTTTTTCTGTTTCGGACAATCATCGGCGGCGTATTTGGAAAAACTCGGTGTGATACCTTCTCAAATCCTGACTCGTAAGGCAGCAGTGGTAGACAATGACGTGATTTTAGAACATTATCAAACAGCCGTTTCCGAGCGGGAAAAACGGAAGCAGAAAAAAAAATGGGCAACCTACAATTTTATTTTTGTTGGTCGGCTGATTGCTCCCAAAAACTTAGCTATGTTGTTGGAAGCCTTCGCTGAAATCAGTGCCGAAACGACTGATTGGGGATTGGTTTTATTGGGTGAAGGCGAGCAAAAATCAACGTTACAGCAGCAAGCTCAAAAAATATATAATATTCGCTTTGAAGCGGGGGTTCCTTGGTACGAAGTGGCCGAATACTTGGCTTTAGCGGATGTATTGGTGTTACCCAGCGAGTCGGAGCCGTGGGGGTTGGTAGTCAACGAAGCCATGATTTGCAGCTTACCTGTGTTGGTCTCAGCGCCTTCTGGCTGCGTGGAGGATTTGGTTCGTACGGGTCAGAACGGCTTTACCTTCGACCCGCGTCAAAAACAAGATTTAGTAGCCAAAATGCGTTATTTTGTGCAAAATGCTGCATCATTATCACGTATGGGTGACGCTTCCCGACAGATTGTAGCCCCTTTTGCCCCCGAAAAAGTAGCCCATGAAATGCTTCAAGGTATTGTTAATCTTCAAAAGTAA
- a CDS encoding galactose-binding domain-containing protein, which produces MKKTLIYLQIFLFSLSFAGYGQDNKRYLAMLVLNIQEDNQYEYYADMVPGAKSIGCNSVYITVRWDITKCPSFQCLSNPNIASEWRPVDNVIAKALQQGMDKIALRIHLGANNAYGINRSGFIWGGEANEMRDAAGNVYTDGYNDKMFSLAHQPSVEKAKAFVTEVTQRYKYLQEQGKLLFISVSITSNQEGEYPHGSLFDYSSHMKNAFSNWHLAQYGTAAQPPTNQNDEAGRRWYVFRHLKLKEFLDQMGNAVKAVDSNIKFVLDMGSVFDGASKNRGTIGFQKLNCRFDGVKVNDDMFYNHRFSMDLLRTNVPNKWIMNEMFPQGTTTDKINFLKQSYEHGAKFVTLVIGSPNAINDFAPATQSSEIQQLLTTPMSPITATSTTTYSLLSILNNSGYNLSSYSQPKNIVLNDDILPQCSPNTCNFTLGIHTDNPNPTCGAAVTLSANCTGGNCAGVSYSWSGKGVNGSENFVSVNVPAAKGNYTYTLTATKEGCNSQAVTTLNVTECGEEKLCAVNRVRLKFRDDCCQNHLVGAQIQGSSDGVTWDSLYTISQNGNGTWQEFTINNLAVYPQVRFVPSENGNGDLAEIEFYHGSKKLTGTPFGRGGSFINALDGDESTLWIAPTSRVANFLGLVLKGCGGGS; this is translated from the coding sequence ATGAAAAAAACACTTATTTACCTTCAGATTTTTCTATTCTCTTTGAGTTTTGCAGGATACGGGCAAGACAATAAGCGTTACTTGGCGATGTTAGTCCTTAATATCCAAGAAGATAATCAGTATGAATACTATGCTGATATGGTTCCAGGGGCAAAATCAATAGGGTGCAATTCGGTGTACATAACTGTACGGTGGGATATTACCAAATGTCCGTCATTTCAGTGTCTATCCAACCCAAATATTGCGTCAGAATGGCGACCCGTAGATAATGTTATTGCAAAGGCACTCCAACAGGGAATGGATAAGATTGCGCTACGAATCCATTTGGGTGCCAATAATGCCTACGGAATAAACCGGTCGGGGTTTATCTGGGGAGGAGAAGCAAATGAAATGCGGGACGCGGCCGGAAATGTGTACACCGACGGCTACAACGATAAAATGTTTAGCCTTGCCCACCAGCCTTCGGTAGAAAAAGCCAAAGCCTTTGTAACCGAAGTAACGCAACGCTACAAATACCTTCAGGAGCAAGGAAAGTTGTTATTTATCAGTGTTTCTATTACGTCAAATCAGGAAGGGGAATATCCGCACGGGTCTCTTTTTGACTATTCGTCGCACATGAAAAATGCGTTTAGTAACTGGCACTTAGCGCAGTATGGAACGGCAGCACAACCACCAACCAACCAAAACGATGAGGCGGGGAGGCGTTGGTATGTGTTTAGGCATTTAAAATTGAAAGAATTTCTTGACCAAATGGGGAATGCGGTCAAAGCGGTTGACTCAAATATAAAATTTGTGTTGGATATGGGATCGGTTTTTGACGGAGCTTCAAAAAACCGGGGAACAATAGGTTTTCAAAAGTTGAATTGCCGATTTGATGGGGTAAAAGTCAATGATGACATGTTTTATAATCACCGGTTTTCGATGGATTTGCTACGAACCAATGTTCCCAATAAATGGATTATGAATGAGATGTTTCCGCAAGGGACCACAACAGATAAAATTAATTTTCTAAAACAATCGTACGAACACGGAGCTAAATTTGTGACGTTGGTCATCGGCTCTCCCAACGCAATTAATGATTTTGCTCCTGCTACGCAAAGCTCAGAAATTCAGCAATTACTGACTACTCCCATGTCGCCGATCACTGCCACAAGCACGACGACGTACTCATTGCTAAGTATCCTTAATAACTCAGGGTATAATTTATCGTCGTATTCTCAACCCAAAAATATTGTTTTGAATGACGATATATTGCCGCAGTGCTCGCCCAATACCTGCAATTTTACGCTGGGCATTCATACGGATAACCCCAACCCAACCTGCGGTGCGGCGGTCACACTTTCGGCAAATTGCACGGGAGGGAATTGCGCTGGAGTAAGTTATAGTTGGAGCGGGAAGGGAGTCAATGGCAGTGAAAATTTTGTGAGTGTGAATGTTCCAGCGGCAAAAGGAAACTATACCTATACGCTAACTGCCACCAAAGAAGGATGTAATAGTCAGGCCGTAACAACTCTAAACGTGACGGAGTGCGGAGAAGAAAAGCTATGCGCAGTGAATAGAGTACGACTTAAATTTAGGGACGATTGTTGTCAAAATCATTTGGTTGGGGCGCAAATTCAAGGATCTTCCGATGGGGTGACTTGGGATAGTTTGTATACGATTTCTCAAAATGGAAATGGTACTTGGCAGGAGTTTACGATCAATAATCTGGCCGTTTACCCCCAAGTACGATTTGTGCCTAGCGAAAATGGAAATGGAGATCTTGCTGAAATAGAATTTTATCATGGAAGTAAAAAACTGACGGGTACCCCATTTGGAAGGGGCGGGAGCTTTATAAATGCGCTGGATGGCGATGAAAGTACACTATGGATTGCTCCCACGAGCAGAGTGGCAAATTTTCTTGGTTTGGTTTTGAAAGGTTGCGGAGGGGGCAGTTGA
- a CDS encoding glycosyltransferase family 2 protein has product MSLKLSIVIPAYNEEKTIQTVLKAVASVELIGGFEKEIIVVNDCSKDETEAQIFAFKAMNPNVEISYFKHEVNQGKGAALHTGIRRAQGNYVVIQDADLEYDPKEFNILLQPIVDGHADVVYGSRFMGGKAHRILFFWHSIGNKILTFLSNMFSNLNLTDMETCYKLFRIDLIQGLELNEKRFGFEPEVTAKISKIPNIRIYEVGVSYYGRTYAEGKKINWKDGFRAIYCIFRYGLFK; this is encoded by the coding sequence GTGAGTTTAAAACTTAGCATTGTAATTCCAGCTTATAACGAAGAAAAAACGATTCAAACCGTTTTGAAAGCAGTAGCCTCTGTGGAGTTGATTGGTGGTTTTGAGAAAGAGATTATCGTTGTGAACGATTGCTCAAAAGATGAGACGGAAGCACAAATCTTTGCGTTTAAGGCAATGAATCCTAACGTGGAGATTTCTTATTTTAAGCATGAAGTAAATCAAGGAAAGGGTGCCGCCTTACATACGGGGATTCGTAGGGCACAGGGCAATTATGTGGTTATTCAGGATGCTGACTTAGAATATGACCCCAAAGAGTTTAATATTTTATTACAACCCATCGTGGACGGCCACGCCGATGTAGTATATGGTTCACGTTTTATGGGAGGCAAAGCGCACAGGATTTTATTTTTCTGGCATTCAATCGGAAACAAAATCCTGACGTTTTTAAGCAATATGTTCAGCAATTTGAATTTGACGGACATGGAAACTTGCTACAAGCTTTTCAGGATTGACTTGATTCAGGGGCTTGAATTGAACGAGAAACGGTTTGGTTTTGAGCCAGAAGTAACCGCCAAAATTTCGAAAATACCCAACATACGAATCTACGAAGTGGGTGTTTCGTACTATGGCCGAACCTATGCAGAAGGCAAGAAAATCAACTGGAAGGATGGTTTTCGGGCTATTTATTGCATTTTTAGATATGGATTATTCAAATAA
- a CDS encoding acyltransferase family protein, with translation MSNKKQRLATLDTFRGIAALAVVLFHLTLHQAEAPVHFSWGVTGVDLFFIISGFVIYMTLNKTTRAVDFVFARFSRLYPVYWVAVTLTASWMLIGKYWGYSDISWGDYLANMTMFQHYFGVRDLDESYWTLIVEMLFYGLMLLAFLFNKVKNLEWYGLVLVVIQAIVHGWVSVSYPYLYTSIREGFPLINHFQLFWAGILYYKIYTEGYRLQRVAGIVLAYILTLFLFEKTGRSNLFLSWPEYIAVSTLYFGSFFLFVSQRLEWINNRITRFLGTISYSLYVIHHYFMNGVVTLLRDKLGWQFVPAAFVALMGALVLAVGITYVVEKPALNYLRLRYRS, from the coding sequence ATGTCTAATAAAAAACAGCGATTAGCTACATTAGATACATTTAGGGGCATTGCAGCGTTGGCGGTCGTTCTTTTCCATCTTACGTTACATCAGGCCGAAGCTCCCGTTCATTTTTCATGGGGCGTGACTGGGGTTGATTTATTTTTTATTATCAGCGGTTTTGTGATTTACATGACGCTCAATAAAACCACCCGAGCTGTAGATTTTGTGTTTGCCCGTTTTTCGAGGCTGTATCCAGTGTATTGGGTCGCAGTTACATTGACTGCCAGTTGGATGCTCATCGGGAAATATTGGGGCTACAGTGACATCTCTTGGGGTGATTACTTGGCCAATATGACCATGTTTCAGCATTATTTTGGAGTGAGAGACTTGGATGAATCCTATTGGACGCTCATTGTTGAGATGCTTTTTTATGGACTGATGTTGTTGGCATTTTTGTTCAATAAAGTTAAAAACCTTGAATGGTACGGACTTGTGTTGGTTGTCATTCAAGCAATTGTTCATGGATGGGTCAGTGTTTCGTATCCTTATTTGTATACATCTATTCGTGAAGGCTTTCCGTTGATTAATCATTTTCAACTTTTTTGGGCGGGTATTCTTTATTATAAAATTTATACGGAAGGTTACAGATTGCAACGTGTTGCGGGCATTGTACTGGCTTATATCCTTACGTTATTCTTATTTGAAAAAACGGGTCGGAGTAATTTATTTTTAAGTTGGCCCGAATACATTGCCGTCAGTACGCTTTATTTCGGTAGTTTCTTTTTGTTTGTAAGTCAACGTTTGGAGTGGATTAATAACCGTATCACGCGGTTTTTGGGAACAATTTCGTACAGCCTTTACGTAATTCACCATTATTTTATGAATGGAGTTGTAACTTTACTGCGCGACAAACTGGGGTGGCAATTTGTGCCAGCGGCCTTTGTGGCGTTGATGGGTGCTTTGGTGCTAGCGGTGGGGATTACGTATGTGGTCGAAAAACCAGCGTTGAACTATCTACGACTACGTTATCGCTCTTAA
- a CDS encoding glycosyltransferase, with amino-acid sequence MMQLPVRTLIYDRDISGHHLDYLQFLVEYLKKMPEEVRSQFVFVLHEGARDRFRADEALVQFHYIDSEQLSSFLALTSVLRRAAAEMRYLTELIHKYKVERLIFMHIDAFQYELGRTSISNLGVKFSGLLFLPFRKYYEDDSTLTDKLRREWRGWRKGWQMRWMLRNPQLERIFFLNDKQGVEEYNVRFGPRFEHLPDPIDVAQITTTSVVDLKRKYGVAEGRRIFLIYGHLSARKNVPTILAALQRLTHKERSQLTILICGEPEKGYDTTLFAAINEAEKKYPEVLFVKHFYFFAPAATNEVFKIADIVLVPYINFFSSSNILGLAAKYSKPLIASKLGVMGVLVSQYQLGITVAPHRAEAIADAMSNYLLQKNPVIDGSKYLQDYRSEVFCQKLLFSKE; translated from the coding sequence ATGATGCAACTCCCAGTACGCACCCTTATTTACGACCGAGACATCAGCGGGCATCATTTAGATTACTTGCAGTTTTTGGTGGAATATTTAAAAAAAATGCCCGAAGAAGTTCGGAGTCAGTTTGTGTTCGTTTTGCACGAAGGGGCTCGTGATCGATTTCGCGCGGATGAAGCGCTGGTGCAGTTTCATTACATAGATTCAGAACAGTTATCTTCTTTTTTAGCCCTGACAAGTGTATTGCGACGGGCGGCGGCCGAAATGCGCTATCTGACCGAGTTGATTCATAAATATAAGGTTGAGCGGCTGATTTTTATGCACATTGACGCCTTTCAATATGAGCTGGGAAGGACTTCGATAAGTAATTTGGGCGTGAAGTTTTCGGGGCTACTATTTTTGCCTTTCCGTAAATATTATGAAGACGACTCCACCCTAACTGACAAATTACGTCGTGAATGGCGAGGATGGAGAAAAGGATGGCAAATGCGGTGGATGCTTCGCAATCCCCAACTGGAACGTATTTTCTTCTTGAACGATAAACAGGGCGTTGAAGAATACAATGTACGTTTTGGCCCGCGATTTGAGCATTTGCCTGACCCAATTGACGTGGCGCAAATCACCACTACATCTGTTGTAGACTTAAAAAGAAAGTATGGTGTAGCGGAGGGGCGCCGAATTTTCTTGATATATGGACATTTATCAGCCCGCAAAAACGTTCCGACCATTCTGGCAGCGTTGCAGCGGTTGACTCATAAAGAGCGTAGCCAACTGACTATTTTGATTTGTGGTGAGCCTGAAAAAGGCTACGATACTACGCTTTTTGCGGCCATCAACGAAGCCGAAAAGAAATACCCAGAGGTATTGTTTGTCAAGCATTTTTACTTTTTTGCCCCTGCGGCTACCAATGAAGTCTTTAAAATAGCGGATATTGTCCTGGTTCCTTACATCAATTTTTTTAGTTCTAGTAATATTCTGGGCTTGGCGGCTAAGTACAGTAAGCCGCTGATTGCCTCTAAACTTGGGGTAATGGGTGTATTGGTCAGTCAATACCAACTGGGGATTACGGTTGCTCCTCACCGGGCCGAAGCTATTGCGGACGCCATGAGTAATTATTTATTACAAAAGAATCCCGTAATTGATGGAAGTAAATACCTTCAAGACTACCGTTCGGAGGTATTTTGTCAAAAGTTGCTGTTTTCGAAAGAATAG